One segment of Alnus glutinosa chromosome 2, dhAlnGlut1.1, whole genome shotgun sequence DNA contains the following:
- the LOC133859475 gene encoding phytoene synthase 2, chloroplastic, producing MSVAFLWIVTPSVEISNSFGFFDSVRDGNRLLDSSMPVSRDWGSIRAKKSRKQKWNHCSLGTDLNYSSVGGSGLESGSNFPVLSSMVANPAGEMAISSEQKVYNVVLKQAALVKKQLSSSGDLDVKLDIVLPGTLSLLNEAYDRCGEVCAEYAKTFYLGTLLMTPERRRAIWAIYVWCRRTDELVDGPNASHITPSALDRWEARLEDLFQGRPFDMLDAALSDTVVKFPVDIQPFKDMIEGMRMDLKKSRYKSFDDLYLYCYYVAGTVGLMSVPIMGIAPESQATTESVYNAALALGIANQLTNILRDVGEDAGRGRIYLPQDELAQAGLSDDDIFVGKVTDKWRNFMKNQIKRARMFFDEAEKGVTELSAASRWPVWASLLLYRQILDEIEANDYNNFTKRAYVSKAKKLLALPIAYTRSLIPPSRTSSLLTKA from the exons ATGTCGGTAGCATTCCTATGGATTGTCACCCCAAGCGTAGAGATATCAAATAGCTTCGGGTTCTTCGATTCCGTTCGAGATGGAAACCGGCTTTTAGATTCATCAATGCCTGTATCCCGAGATTGGGGATCAATTAGAGCAAAGAAGAGTAGGAAACAGAAATGGAATCATTGCTCTCTAGGTACAGATTTGAATTATTCATCCGTTGGCGGGTCTGGCTTAGAGAGTGGAAGCAACTTCCCTGTGTTATCGAGCATGGTAGCAAACCCTGCAGGAGAAATGGCTATATCATCAGAGCAGAAGGTTTACAATGTGGTGCTAAAGCAGGCAGCCTTAGTTAAGAAGCAATTGAGCTCTAGTGGGGATCTTGATGTGAAGCTGGATATTGTTCTTCCTGGGACACTGAGCTTGTTAAACGAAGCTTATGACCGTTGCGGAGAAGTTTGTGCAGAGTATGCAAAGACATTTTACCTAG GAACTCTGCTAATGACCCCTGAAAGGCGAAGGGCTATCTGGGCAATATATG TGTGGTGTAGGAGGACAGATGAGCTTGTTGATGGGCCTAATGCTTCACACATAACACCATCAGCTTTAGACAGGTGGGAGGCACGGTTGGAAGATCTTTTTCAAGGTCGTCCATTTGACATGCTTGATGCTGCTTTATCCGATACAGTTGTGAAATTCCCTGTTGATATCCAG CCATTCAAAGATATGATTGAAGGAATGAGAATGGACCTAAAGAAGTCAAGATACAAAAGTTTTGATGATCTATATCTCTATTGTTATTATGTTGCTGGAACAGTTGGATTAATGAGTGTTCCAATCATGGGCATTGCACCTGAGTCGCAAGCAACAACAGAGAGTGTATATAATGCTGCCTTGGCATTAGGGATTGCAAATCAGCTAACCAACATACTCAGGGATGTTGGAGAAGA TGCTGGAAGAGGCAGGATTTATCTACCACAGGACGAGCTTGCTCAGGCAGGGCTTTCAGATGATGACATATTCGTCGGAAAGGTGACAGACAAATGGAGAAATTTCATGAAGAATCAAATAAAGAGGGCAAGGATGTTCTTTGATGAGGCAGAGAAAGGGGTGACAGAACTGAGTGCAGCTAGTCGATGGCCG GTATGGGCGTCCTTGCTATTGTACCGCCAAATATTGGACGAGATAGAAGCCAATGACTACAACAACTTCACGAAGAGGGCTTATGTAAGCAAAGCCAAGAAGTTACTTGCTTTGCCGATTGCATATACGAGATCTCTTATCCCACCATCAAGAACATCGTCTCTGTTGACGAAGGCATGA
- the LOC133859478 gene encoding protein SET DOMAIN GROUP 40 isoform X1 — protein sequence MEEQEQDMSLESFLKWAADLGISDSAGTVPYTCLGHSLSLSYFPHAGGRGLGAVRDLRKGELILRVPKSALMTRESLLKDHKLSLAVNKHPSLSSIQILTVCLLYEMGKGKSSWWYPYLMHLPRGYDILATFGEFEKQAFQVADAIWAAEKAILKAKLEWKEANQLMEELKLKPQLLTFRAWLWAASTISSRTLHIPWDEAGCLCAVGDLFNYAAPGEETVCSEEVDSWMSAPSFQVSSLSNGDCTQTLSMEQFDAHDQRLTDGGYQEDVAAYCFYARQNYTKGEQVLLCYGTYTNLELLEHYGFLLNENSNDKVFIPLEPEIYSSSSWPKESLHIHQNGRPSFSLLSALRLWATPSNKRRSVGHLAYSGSQLSTDNEVHVMKWISKKCNAILKNLPTSIEEDSLLLSSFDEIQDLHTILELEKVLSASREIWAFLEANNLQNVDSDSNLLLSRKIRRSIDRWKLAIQWRLRYKKILLECISYCTEIKDSLLRNI from the exons atggaggAGCAGGAGCAAGACATGAGCCTGGAAAGCTTTCTGAAGTGGGCAGCAGACCTTGGAATTTCAGACTCAGCGGGAACTGTCCCTTATACCTGTCTGGGacattctctctccctctcctacTTTCCTCACGCCGGCGG TAGAGGTTTGGGTGCTGTGCGTGATCTTAGAAAGGGAGAGCTAATTCTAAGAGTTCCAAAATCCGCTTTGATGACCAGGGAAAGCTTGTTGAAGGATCACAAGCTCTCTCTTGCTGTTAATAAGCACCCTTCTCTCTCCTCTATCCAG ATATTGACTGTGTGTTTATTATATGAAATGGGTAAAGGAAAGAGTTCATGGTGGTATCCTTACCTGATGCACTTGCCGCGCGGTTATGACATTTTAGCAACTTTTGGTGAATTCGAGAAGCAAGCTTTCCAA GTTGCTGATGCTATCTGGGCCGCAGAAAAGGCCATACTAAAGGCTAAATTAGAATGGAAAGAAGCTAATCAACTGATGGAAGAACTTAAGCTTAAGCCTCAACTTCTGACTTTTAGGGCTTGGCTCTGGGCTGCTTCAACT ATATCCTCACGTACGTTGCATATACCATGGGATGAAGCGGGATGTTTATGTGCTGTGGGAGACTTATTTAATTATGCTGCACCAGGAGAGGAAACAGTTTGTTCTGAAGAAGTAGACAGTTGGATGAGTGCCCCATCCTTTCAGGTCTCTTCTCTGTCGAATGGGGACTGTACACAGACTTTGAGCATGGAGCAATTTGATGCTCATGATCAGAGGTTAACTGATGGCGGGTATCAGGAGGATGTTGCTGCATATTGCTTCTATGCTCGGCAAAATTATACAAAAGGAGAGCAG GTGCTTTTATGCTATGGGACATACACGAATTTGGAGCTTCTTGAACACTACGGGTTTCTACTAAACGAAAATTCAAACGACAAAGTTTTTATTCCCTTGGAACCTGAAATTTATTCCTCCAGTTCATGGCCAAAGGAGTCGTTGCATATTCATCAAAATGGAAGGCCATCCTTTTCCCTATTGTCGGCTCTGCGATTATGGGCAACCCCATCAAACAAGCGGAGATCTGTAGGACACCTTGCTTATTCAGGTTCTCAACTCTCAACAGATAATGAGGTGCATGTTATGAAATGGATATCAAAGAAATGCAATGCCATTTTGAAGAATTTGCCAACATCAATCGAAGAAGACAGTTTGCTACTAAGTTCCTTTGACGAAATCCAAGATCTCCATACCATTTTGGAGCTCGAGAAGGTGTTGTCGGCTTCTAGGGAGATTTGGGCATTCTTAGAAGCCAATAATTTGCAAAATGTAGATAGTGATAGTAACTTACTTCTCTCCAGGAAAATTAGAAGGTCTATCGACAGATGGAAATTGGCTATCCAGTGGAGGCTCAGATACAAGAAAATCCTTCTTGAGTGCATTTCTTATTGCACTGAAATAAAAGATTCTCTCCTCAGAAATATTTAG
- the LOC133859478 gene encoding protein SET DOMAIN GROUP 40 isoform X2: MTRESLLKDHKLSLAVNKHPSLSSIQILTVCLLYEMGKGKSSWWYPYLMHLPRGYDILATFGEFEKQAFQVADAIWAAEKAILKAKLEWKEANQLMEELKLKPQLLTFRAWLWAASTISSRTLHIPWDEAGCLCAVGDLFNYAAPGEETVCSEEVDSWMSAPSFQVSSLSNGDCTQTLSMEQFDAHDQRLTDGGYQEDVAAYCFYARQNYTKGEQVLLCYGTYTNLELLEHYGFLLNENSNDKVFIPLEPEIYSSSSWPKESLHIHQNGRPSFSLLSALRLWATPSNKRRSVGHLAYSGSQLSTDNEVHVMKWISKKCNAILKNLPTSIEEDSLLLSSFDEIQDLHTILELEKVLSASREIWAFLEANNLQNVDSDSNLLLSRKIRRSIDRWKLAIQWRLRYKKILLECISYCTEIKDSLLRNI, translated from the exons ATGACCAGGGAAAGCTTGTTGAAGGATCACAAGCTCTCTCTTGCTGTTAATAAGCACCCTTCTCTCTCCTCTATCCAG ATATTGACTGTGTGTTTATTATATGAAATGGGTAAAGGAAAGAGTTCATGGTGGTATCCTTACCTGATGCACTTGCCGCGCGGTTATGACATTTTAGCAACTTTTGGTGAATTCGAGAAGCAAGCTTTCCAA GTTGCTGATGCTATCTGGGCCGCAGAAAAGGCCATACTAAAGGCTAAATTAGAATGGAAAGAAGCTAATCAACTGATGGAAGAACTTAAGCTTAAGCCTCAACTTCTGACTTTTAGGGCTTGGCTCTGGGCTGCTTCAACT ATATCCTCACGTACGTTGCATATACCATGGGATGAAGCGGGATGTTTATGTGCTGTGGGAGACTTATTTAATTATGCTGCACCAGGAGAGGAAACAGTTTGTTCTGAAGAAGTAGACAGTTGGATGAGTGCCCCATCCTTTCAGGTCTCTTCTCTGTCGAATGGGGACTGTACACAGACTTTGAGCATGGAGCAATTTGATGCTCATGATCAGAGGTTAACTGATGGCGGGTATCAGGAGGATGTTGCTGCATATTGCTTCTATGCTCGGCAAAATTATACAAAAGGAGAGCAG GTGCTTTTATGCTATGGGACATACACGAATTTGGAGCTTCTTGAACACTACGGGTTTCTACTAAACGAAAATTCAAACGACAAAGTTTTTATTCCCTTGGAACCTGAAATTTATTCCTCCAGTTCATGGCCAAAGGAGTCGTTGCATATTCATCAAAATGGAAGGCCATCCTTTTCCCTATTGTCGGCTCTGCGATTATGGGCAACCCCATCAAACAAGCGGAGATCTGTAGGACACCTTGCTTATTCAGGTTCTCAACTCTCAACAGATAATGAGGTGCATGTTATGAAATGGATATCAAAGAAATGCAATGCCATTTTGAAGAATTTGCCAACATCAATCGAAGAAGACAGTTTGCTACTAAGTTCCTTTGACGAAATCCAAGATCTCCATACCATTTTGGAGCTCGAGAAGGTGTTGTCGGCTTCTAGGGAGATTTGGGCATTCTTAGAAGCCAATAATTTGCAAAATGTAGATAGTGATAGTAACTTACTTCTCTCCAGGAAAATTAGAAGGTCTATCGACAGATGGAAATTGGCTATCCAGTGGAGGCTCAGATACAAGAAAATCCTTCTTGAGTGCATTTCTTATTGCACTGAAATAAAAGATTCTCTCCTCAGAAATATTTAG